In one Sphingobium sp. MI1205 genomic region, the following are encoded:
- a CDS encoding phosphoenolpyruvate carboxykinase: protein MQAKSSITLDQQGISTTAEQYWNLGTAPLVEAAIANGEGILSKDGPLVVKTGKHTGRSASDKFIVKDAETESTVWWGKTNVPMTPEHFAALKEDFFKALGEKDKLYVADLFGGSQPEHRVNVRVINERAWHNLFIRTLLVRPKAEELAGFTPEYTIIDLPTFKADPARHGCRSETVVAVNFTEKLVLIGGTAYAGEMKKSVFGILNYLLPTKGVMPMHCSANIGPNGDTAVFFGLSGTGKTTLSADASRTLIGDDEHGWSDTAVFNFEGGCYAKMINLSAEAEPEIFATTKRFGTVLENVVIDEHTREIDLDDNSLAENSRGSYPIDFIPNASEKNLGPVPKNIIFLTADAYGVLPPIARLTPEQAMYHFLSGYTARVAGTEIGVTEPSATFSTCFGAPFMPRHPSVYGNLLKERINKGGVTCWLVNTGWTGGKYGVGKRMPIKVTRALLNAALDGSLNSAEFRADPNFGFQVPVAVPGVDTTILDPRATWADKAAYDETAGKLVKQFVDNFAQFEEHVDASVRDAALTAA, encoded by the coding sequence GTGCAGGCCAAATCCTCTATCACCCTGGATCAGCAGGGCATTTCGACGACCGCTGAACAATACTGGAATCTGGGCACCGCGCCGCTCGTTGAAGCTGCTATCGCCAACGGCGAGGGCATATTGTCGAAGGACGGCCCGCTGGTCGTCAAGACGGGCAAGCACACCGGCCGGTCGGCGAGCGACAAGTTCATCGTCAAGGATGCCGAAACCGAATCGACCGTCTGGTGGGGCAAGACGAACGTCCCCATGACCCCGGAGCATTTTGCCGCGCTGAAGGAGGATTTCTTCAAGGCGCTGGGTGAAAAGGACAAGCTGTACGTTGCGGACCTGTTCGGCGGATCGCAGCCCGAGCATCGCGTCAATGTGCGCGTGATCAATGAGCGGGCCTGGCACAATCTGTTCATCCGCACGCTGCTGGTTCGCCCGAAGGCAGAGGAACTGGCAGGCTTCACGCCTGAATATACCATCATCGACCTGCCGACGTTCAAGGCCGATCCGGCACGCCACGGATGCCGCAGCGAAACCGTGGTGGCGGTCAACTTCACCGAGAAGCTGGTCCTGATCGGCGGCACGGCCTATGCGGGCGAAATGAAGAAGTCGGTGTTCGGCATCCTCAACTATCTGCTGCCGACCAAGGGCGTGATGCCCATGCACTGTTCCGCGAATATCGGCCCCAACGGCGATACGGCGGTCTTTTTCGGCCTGTCGGGCACCGGCAAGACCACCTTGTCGGCGGACGCCAGCCGCACGCTTATCGGCGATGACGAGCATGGCTGGTCGGACACGGCCGTCTTCAATTTCGAAGGTGGTTGCTACGCCAAGATGATCAACCTGTCGGCGGAGGCCGAGCCGGAAATCTTCGCCACCACCAAGCGTTTCGGCACGGTGCTGGAAAATGTCGTGATCGACGAGCACACGCGCGAAATCGACCTGGACGACAACAGCCTGGCGGAAAACAGCCGCGGTTCCTATCCGATCGACTTCATCCCGAATGCGTCGGAAAAGAATCTGGGTCCGGTTCCGAAGAACATCATCTTCCTGACCGCCGACGCCTATGGCGTGCTGCCGCCGATCGCGCGGCTGACCCCTGAGCAGGCCATGTATCACTTCCTGTCCGGCTATACCGCGCGCGTCGCGGGCACCGAGATCGGCGTGACCGAACCCAGCGCGACCTTCTCAACCTGTTTCGGCGCGCCGTTCATGCCGCGCCATCCGTCGGTCTATGGCAATTTGCTGAAGGAGCGGATCAACAAGGGCGGCGTCACCTGCTGGCTGGTCAACACTGGCTGGACCGGCGGCAAATATGGCGTCGGTAAGCGCATGCCGATCAAGGTCACCCGCGCGCTGCTGAACGCGGCGCTCGACGGGAGCCTGAACAGCGCGGAGTTCCGGGCCGATCCCAATTTCGGTTTCCAGGTGCCCGTGGCGGTGCCGGGGGTCGATACGACGATCCTGGATCCGCGCGCGACCTGGGCGGACAAGGCGGCCTATGACGAGACCGCCGGCAAGCTGGTGAAGCAGTTCGTCGATAACTTCGCCCAGTTCGAAGAGCATGTGGATGCGTCCGTGCGCGACGCTGCGCTGACCGCCGCCTGA
- a CDS encoding ferredoxin--NADP reductase: MSDVTIEKPVLEPTGALSVETVLSVRHWNEHLFSFRISRPASFRFRSGEFVMIGLQGDNGKPLLRAYSVASPSWDEELEFLSIKVQDGPLTSRLQMIQPGDQIYLGRKPTGTLVTDALLPGKRLFMLSTGTGLAPFLSLARDPDVYEFYEEVVVVHSVRRVSDLAFHDELEGKLAEDPLVSEQAANQFHYVPTVTREDFRNNVRIDKLVENGALFEGLSGDRKFNPETDRIMMCGSMEMIKQFAAYFEGEGFVEGSNAAPGAFVIERAFVG, from the coding sequence TTGAGCGACGTGACGATCGAAAAGCCGGTGTTGGAACCGACCGGGGCCCTTAGTGTCGAAACCGTGCTGTCGGTGCGGCACTGGAACGAGCATCTGTTCAGTTTCCGCATCAGCCGCCCGGCAAGCTTCCGTTTCCGGTCGGGCGAGTTCGTCATGATCGGCCTGCAGGGCGATAATGGCAAGCCGCTGCTGCGCGCCTATTCGGTGGCAAGCCCTTCGTGGGACGAGGAGCTGGAGTTCCTGTCGATCAAGGTGCAGGACGGCCCGCTGACTTCCAGGTTGCAGATGATCCAGCCGGGCGACCAGATTTATCTCGGCCGCAAGCCCACCGGCACGCTCGTCACCGATGCGCTGTTGCCGGGCAAGCGGCTGTTCATGCTGTCGACGGGCACGGGCCTTGCCCCCTTCCTCAGCCTGGCGCGCGACCCCGACGTCTATGAATTTTACGAGGAAGTGGTGGTCGTCCATTCGGTGCGCCGGGTCAGCGATCTGGCGTTCCATGACGAACTGGAAGGCAAGCTGGCGGAAGATCCGCTGGTGTCCGAACAGGCGGCCAACCAGTTCCACTATGTCCCGACCGTCACGCGCGAAGATTTCCGCAACAATGTGCGGATCGACAAGCTGGTCGAAAATGGTGCGCTATTCGAAGGGCTTTCGGGGGACAGGAAGTTCAATCCCGAAACTGACCGCATCATGATGTGCGGCAGCATGGAGATGATCAAGCAGTTCGCCGCCTATTTCGAGGGCGAGGGCTTTGTTGAGGGCTCCAACGCAGCGCCGGGCGCGTTCGTGATCGAGCGGGCGTTTGTCGGCTGA
- a CDS encoding NfeD family protein, producing the protein MDWLGMLEDHWGWLVFAALLGMAEVLIPGVFLIWVALAAAVTGLIALVLPVSVPVQLLIFALLCLASVWGGRRWYAANPVASQDPMLNDRTARLVGEIVTVVEPIDNGRGRVKVGDSVWSCRGPDAPAGARVRVVGAEASVLHVELA; encoded by the coding sequence ATGGACTGGCTCGGCATGCTGGAAGATCATTGGGGCTGGCTGGTCTTCGCCGCGCTGCTCGGCATGGCGGAAGTGCTGATCCCCGGCGTGTTCCTGATCTGGGTCGCGCTGGCCGCGGCAGTGACCGGCCTCATCGCGCTTGTCCTGCCCGTATCGGTTCCCGTTCAGCTGCTGATCTTCGCCCTGCTCTGCCTCGCCTCCGTCTGGGGCGGACGGCGCTGGTACGCGGCCAATCCGGTGGCATCGCAAGACCCGATGCTCAACGACCGCACGGCCCGCCTCGTGGGCGAAATCGTCACCGTGGTCGAACCGATCGACAACGGACGAGGCCGCGTGAAGGTAGGTGACAGCGTCTGGTCCTGCCGAGGCCCCGACGCGCCCGCTGGAGCGCGGGTCCGTGTGGTGGGAGCCGAGGCGTCAGTGCTGCATGTGGAGCTGGCTTGA
- a CDS encoding SPFH domain-containing protein, which yields MLTTFALTVTFLVLFYLAVSVKVVRQGYQYTIERFGRFTEVARPGLNFYPAFFYAVGRKINMMEQVVDIPGQEIITKDNAMVSVDGVVFFQVLDAAKAAYEVSELYVAIMQLATTNLRTVMGSMDLDETLSKRDEINARLLSVVDHATNAWGIKITRVELKDIRPPADIVSAMGRQMKAEREKRANILDAEGMRAAEILKAEGQKQSQILEAEGRREAAFRDAEAREREAEAEAKATQMVSDAISAGNPQALNYFIAQKYTDAVSQFATSPNAKTILFPVEATQLIGTLGGIGALAKEALGEGGAPPPPPAPPRRSPFAQGQG from the coding sequence ATGCTGACGACCTTCGCGCTGACGGTAACCTTCCTGGTGCTTTTCTATCTGGCGGTAAGCGTCAAGGTGGTCCGCCAAGGTTATCAATATACCATAGAGCGTTTTGGCCGCTTCACCGAAGTCGCCCGCCCCGGCCTTAATTTCTATCCCGCCTTCTTTTACGCGGTCGGTCGCAAGATCAACATGATGGAGCAGGTGGTCGATATTCCGGGGCAGGAAATCATCACCAAGGACAATGCCATGGTGTCGGTCGATGGCGTCGTGTTCTTCCAGGTGCTGGACGCGGCCAAGGCGGCCTATGAAGTGTCGGAACTCTATGTCGCCATCATGCAGCTTGCGACCACCAACCTCCGCACGGTCATGGGCTCGATGGACCTTGATGAAACCCTGTCAAAGCGCGACGAGATCAACGCGCGCCTGCTGTCGGTCGTCGATCACGCCACCAACGCCTGGGGCATCAAGATCACCCGCGTAGAGCTCAAGGACATCCGCCCGCCCGCCGACATTGTCAGCGCCATGGGCCGCCAGATGAAGGCGGAACGTGAAAAGCGCGCCAACATCCTCGACGCCGAAGGGATGCGCGCCGCCGAGATCCTGAAAGCCGAGGGGCAGAAGCAGAGCCAGATCCTGGAGGCCGAGGGCCGCCGCGAAGCCGCCTTCCGCGATGCCGAGGCCCGCGAGCGTGAGGCGGAGGCGGAGGCCAAGGCGACACAGATGGTGTCCGACGCCATTTCGGCCGGCAACCCGCAGGCGCTCAACTATTTCATCGCCCAGAAATATACTGACGCGGTGAGCCAGTTCGCCACGTCCCCCAATGCCAAGACCATCCTCTTCCCGGTCGAAGCGACCCAGTTGATCGGCACGCTGGGCGGCATCGGCGCACTGGCGAAGGAAGCATTGGGTGAAGGCGGCGCACCGCCCCCGCCACCCGCCCCGCCGCGCCGCAGCCCCTTTGCCCAGGGCCAGGGCTGA
- a CDS encoding HpcH/HpaI aldolase/citrate lyase family protein, with protein MLLHHARSLLFLPASNQRAIAKARTLPCDMVILDLEDAVSDDRKDEARESAVEAAGEGFGGRLCALRINVAGTPWHGLDMVAVKQSRADYVVLPKVENAKQVKDVFSVCQKRVIAMIESAAGVLAATSIAAEEGTAGLFMGNNDLRQDLSIPPSAGREGLSFAMQSVILSARAARVAVFDGVFNRLDDEAGFEAECAAGHAIGFDGKTLIHPSQVTVANQVFGPDAQAVADARRLIEAATGGAERFEGRMIESMHVEEAKALVARAEAAGQ; from the coding sequence ATGTTGCTGCACCACGCCCGATCGCTGCTGTTCCTGCCCGCATCAAACCAGCGGGCAATCGCCAAGGCGCGCACGCTGCCGTGCGACATGGTGATACTGGACCTGGAGGACGCCGTATCCGATGACCGCAAGGATGAGGCGCGGGAAAGCGCCGTCGAAGCCGCTGGCGAAGGTTTCGGCGGTCGCCTGTGCGCGCTGCGGATCAATGTGGCAGGGACGCCATGGCATGGGCTGGACATGGTGGCTGTCAAACAGTCCCGCGCGGATTATGTCGTGTTGCCCAAGGTGGAGAATGCCAAGCAGGTGAAGGATGTGTTCAGCGTCTGCCAGAAGCGCGTCATCGCCATGATCGAAAGCGCCGCCGGGGTGCTGGCCGCGACGTCGATCGCCGCGGAGGAAGGGACCGCCGGACTGTTCATGGGGAATAACGACCTGCGGCAGGATCTGTCGATTCCGCCATCGGCGGGGCGAGAGGGGCTGTCCTTCGCCATGCAGTCAGTGATCCTGAGCGCCCGGGCGGCGCGCGTCGCGGTGTTCGATGGCGTGTTCAACCGGCTGGATGACGAAGCCGGTTTCGAGGCGGAATGTGCCGCCGGTCATGCGATCGGCTTCGATGGCAAGACGCTGATCCACCCGAGCCAGGTGACGGTCGCCAATCAGGTGTTCGGCCCCGACGCGCAGGCGGTAGCCGATGCGCGGCGGTTGATCGAGGCGGCGACAGGCGGCGCGGAACGCTTTGAAGGGCGCATGATCGAAAGCATGCATGTCGAGGAGGCCAAGGCTCTGGTGGCGAGGGCGGAGGCGGCTGGGCAATGA
- a CDS encoding alpha/beta hydrolase, which produces MDDMQGVSIAGRTIPFPRSISAQARAFLASMVGPDGLPLNAMPQPAPDDLEGWARSKEVMGKFMIDFSSARAPNLRSTVESFDMAGARVHLATPEDQDMDGRVYLDIHGGGLIHGEGEFCRTGAQRNADQHGVACYGVDYRMPPEHPYPAALDDCVAVYRALLNSHDPRHIIIGGSSAGGNLAAATVLRARDEGLPLPAAVILLTPELDLTESGDSFETNQLVDVILPRPLMNANLLYAAGHDLAHPYLSPLFGDFSAGFPPTFLQAGTRDLFLSNTVRMHRALLRAGIAVELHIFEGMPHGGFGGGAPEDQEMAGEVRRFARQYWGASLSGG; this is translated from the coding sequence ATGGACGATATGCAGGGTGTCAGCATAGCTGGCCGGACCATCCCTTTCCCCAGATCCATCAGCGCCCAGGCGCGCGCTTTCCTCGCGTCGATGGTCGGGCCGGACGGCCTGCCGCTGAACGCAATGCCGCAACCTGCGCCCGACGATCTGGAAGGCTGGGCACGCTCGAAGGAAGTGATGGGCAAGTTCATGATCGACTTCTCGTCCGCCCGTGCGCCCAACCTGCGATCGACAGTCGAAAGCTTCGACATGGCGGGCGCCCGCGTCCATCTGGCGACACCTGAAGATCAGGACATGGATGGCCGCGTCTATCTCGACATTCACGGCGGCGGCCTGATCCATGGAGAAGGCGAATTTTGCCGGACAGGAGCGCAGCGGAACGCCGATCAGCATGGTGTCGCCTGCTATGGGGTGGACTACCGCATGCCGCCCGAACATCCCTACCCAGCCGCGCTGGACGATTGCGTCGCTGTGTACCGGGCGCTGCTGAACAGCCATGATCCGCGACACATCATCATCGGTGGCAGCTCGGCTGGCGGCAATCTGGCTGCCGCAACCGTGCTGCGCGCCCGCGATGAAGGCCTGCCCCTACCTGCCGCAGTGATATTGCTGACCCCGGAACTGGACCTCACCGAATCCGGCGACAGTTTCGAAACCAATCAGCTGGTGGACGTCATACTGCCCCGCCCCCTGATGAACGCCAACCTGTTGTACGCCGCCGGGCATGATCTGGCGCATCCCTATCTGTCGCCCTTGTTCGGCGATTTTTCAGCAGGCTTCCCGCCAACCTTTCTTCAGGCGGGTACCCGCGACCTGTTCCTGTCCAACACGGTCAGGATGCACCGGGCGCTGCTGCGCGCGGGCATAGCGGTCGAACTCCACATTTTCGAAGGCATGCCCCATGGCGGCTTCGGCGGCGGCGCACCAGAAGATCAGGAAATGGCTGGCGAGGTACGGCGTTTCGCACGCCAATATTGGGGCGCATCGCTGTCCGGCGGCTAG
- the ubiG gene encoding bifunctional 2-polyprenyl-6-hydroxyphenol methylase/3-demethylubiquinol 3-O-methyltransferase UbiG: MADPSPSTINPREAAHFGAMAKDWWDPKGSSAMLHKLNPVRLRYLRGAIDRHWHGEEESFRPLEGKRALDVGCGAGLLTEPLARLGAATTGLDAAEENIAVARAHAAGQNLSIDYRATPVEQLDEHDFDLITSMEVVEHVADPAAFIKALATRLAPDGLLVMSTPNRTPLSRLAMIGIGESIGGIPKGTHDWNQFLTPEELSRLIADAGLQVTDISGLSFDPRKGFTLSSNKAINYLLTARHPRD; the protein is encoded by the coding sequence ATGGCCGATCCATCACCCAGCACCATCAACCCCCGCGAGGCCGCGCATTTCGGCGCCATGGCCAAGGATTGGTGGGATCCAAAGGGCAGCAGCGCGATGCTGCACAAGCTCAACCCCGTCAGGCTGCGCTATCTGCGCGGCGCGATCGATCGCCACTGGCATGGCGAGGAAGAAAGTTTCCGCCCACTCGAAGGCAAACGCGCCCTCGACGTTGGATGCGGCGCGGGCCTGTTGACCGAACCTCTGGCACGGCTGGGCGCGGCCACAACGGGGCTGGACGCGGCGGAAGAAAATATCGCCGTCGCGCGCGCCCATGCCGCCGGACAGAATCTGTCAATCGACTATCGCGCCACGCCGGTCGAACAGCTTGACGAACACGACTTCGATCTCATCACATCCATGGAAGTGGTCGAGCATGTCGCCGATCCGGCCGCCTTCATAAAGGCTCTGGCGACCAGGCTCGCGCCGGACGGCCTGCTCGTCATGTCAACGCCTAACCGCACGCCGCTTTCGCGCCTGGCGATGATCGGCATCGGCGAAAGCATCGGCGGCATTCCCAAGGGGACGCATGACTGGAATCAATTCCTGACGCCCGAAGAGCTTTCGCGCCTGATTGCCGACGCCGGGTTGCAGGTCACGGACATCAGCGGCCTTTCCTTCGACCCGCGCAAAGGCTTCACGCTTTCGTCCAACAAGGCGATCAACTACCTGCTGACCGCCCGCCATCCGCGCGACTGA
- a CDS encoding aspartate kinase, with protein sequence MARIVMKFGGTSMAGMERIRNVAARVKHVVDQGHEVAVVVSAMAGETDRLVGFCKEASPLYDPAEYDVVVASGEQVTSGLLAMTLKAMGVDARSWLGWQLPIRTNEAHSKARIGEIDTIDLLTSMRSGTVAVIPGFQGMMEDGRISTLGRGGSDTSAVAVAAALKADRCDIYTDVDGVYTTDPRIVARARKLDLVTYEEMLELASVGAKVLQTRSVGLAMKEGVVVQVLSSFDDPTQEDLPGTLIVSEEELEAKLKENKMERQLITGIAHDKNEAKITLTRVPDRPGAVAHIFAPLADAAINVDMIIQNVGRDKGETDVTFTVPGADLARALDVLESQKETIGFNRVIPDTKVAKISVVGVGMKSHAGVASTMFQSLADRGINILAISTSEIKVSVLIDEDETELAVRVLHTAYGLDAPVA encoded by the coding sequence ATGGCGCGCATCGTGATGAAATTCGGCGGCACCTCCATGGCGGGGATGGAGCGAATTCGCAACGTGGCCGCGCGGGTCAAGCATGTCGTCGATCAGGGTCATGAAGTCGCGGTCGTCGTGTCCGCCATGGCGGGCGAGACGGACCGGCTGGTCGGCTTTTGCAAGGAAGCGTCGCCGCTTTACGATCCGGCCGAATATGACGTCGTGGTCGCGAGCGGCGAACAGGTGACGAGCGGTCTGCTCGCCATGACGCTGAAGGCCATGGGCGTGGACGCGCGCAGCTGGCTCGGCTGGCAGCTGCCCATCCGCACCAACGAAGCCCATAGCAAGGCGCGCATCGGCGAGATCGACACGATCGACCTGCTGACGTCGATGCGTTCTGGCACCGTGGCGGTGATCCCCGGTTTCCAGGGCATGATGGAAGATGGCCGCATCTCCACGCTGGGCCGGGGCGGTTCGGACACCTCGGCTGTTGCCGTGGCCGCCGCGCTGAAAGCCGATCGGTGCGACATCTATACCGACGTCGATGGCGTCTACACCACCGACCCCCGCATCGTGGCGCGGGCGCGCAAGCTGGACCTCGTCACCTATGAGGAAATGCTGGAGTTGGCGTCGGTCGGCGCCAAGGTGCTCCAGACCCGCTCGGTCGGCCTCGCCATGAAGGAAGGCGTGGTCGTGCAGGTGCTTTCCTCCTTCGATGATCCCACCCAGGAAGACCTCCCCGGCACGCTGATCGTCAGCGAAGAGGAACTGGAAGCCAAGCTCAAGGAAAACAAGATGGAACGTCAGCTCATCACCGGCATCGCCCATGACAAGAATGAGGCGAAGATCACCCTGACCCGCGTGCCCGACCGTCCGGGCGCGGTGGCGCACATCTTTGCCCCGCTGGCCGATGCCGCGATCAATGTCGACATGATCATCCAGAATGTCGGCCGCGACAAGGGCGAGACGGACGTGACCTTCACCGTGCCGGGCGCGGACCTGGCCCGCGCGCTGGACGTTCTGGAGAGCCAGAAGGAAACGATCGGCTTCAACCGCGTGATCCCCGACACGAAGGTCGCGAAGATCAGCGTCGTGGGCGTCGGCATGAAGAGCCATGCGGGCGTGGCGTCCACCATGTTCCAGTCGCTGGCCGATCGCGGGATCAACATCCTCGCCATTTCGACCAGCGAGATCAAGGTTTCGGTGCTGATCGACGAGGATGAGACGGAGCTGGCGGTGCGCGTGCTGCACACGGCCTATGGGCTGGACGCGCCGGTCGCTTGA
- a CDS encoding NAD(P)H-dependent flavin oxidoreductase produces the protein MTNAKLASLMARGADFLGCEVAILCGAMSWVSERNLVAAISNAGGFGVIACGAMTPELLDKEIAATKTLTSKPFGVNLITMHPQLFDLIEVCARHDVGHVVLAGGLPPKGSIEAIKQKGAKLICFAPALSLAKKLARSGVDALVIEGMEAGGHIGPVSTSVLAQEILPEMASQLPVFVAGGIGRGELIAGYLEMGAAGVQLGTRFACASESIAHPNFKKAFFRASARDAIASVQIDPRLPVIPVRALKNAGTEAFTAKQREVANLLDSGAVDMAEAQLQIEHYWAGALRRAVIDGDVEGGSLMAGQSVGMVSKEEPVADIIAQLMEEAAVALERRAA, from the coding sequence ATGACCAACGCCAAACTTGCTTCCCTGATGGCCCGCGGCGCCGACTTCCTTGGCTGTGAGGTCGCTATCCTGTGCGGGGCGATGAGCTGGGTGTCGGAGCGCAATCTGGTGGCGGCCATCTCCAACGCCGGGGGCTTTGGCGTGATCGCCTGCGGGGCGATGACGCCCGAATTGCTCGACAAGGAAATCGCGGCAACTAAGACGCTGACGAGCAAGCCCTTTGGCGTCAACCTGATCACCATGCATCCGCAGCTGTTCGACCTGATCGAGGTGTGCGCGCGGCATGATGTGGGCCATGTGGTGCTGGCGGGCGGATTGCCGCCCAAGGGCAGCATAGAGGCGATCAAGCAGAAGGGCGCGAAGCTGATCTGTTTTGCCCCGGCGCTCAGCCTGGCGAAGAAGCTCGCGCGGTCGGGCGTGGATGCGCTGGTGATCGAGGGCATGGAAGCGGGCGGCCATATCGGCCCGGTTTCAACGAGCGTGCTGGCGCAGGAAATCCTGCCGGAAATGGCGAGCCAGTTGCCGGTGTTCGTCGCGGGTGGCATCGGCCGTGGCGAATTGATCGCGGGCTATCTGGAAATGGGCGCGGCTGGCGTGCAGCTGGGCACGCGTTTCGCCTGCGCGAGCGAGAGCATCGCGCACCCCAATTTCAAGAAGGCGTTTTTCCGCGCGTCGGCGCGCGATGCGATCGCCAGCGTGCAGATTGACCCCCGCTTGCCCGTCATCCCCGTCCGCGCGCTCAAGAATGCCGGCACCGAAGCCTTCACCGCCAAGCAGCGCGAGGTCGCCAACCTGCTCGATAGTGGCGCGGTCGACATGGCTGAGGCGCAGTTGCAGATCGAACATTATTGGGCGGGCGCACTGCGGCGCGCGGTGATCGACGGCGATGTCGAGGGTGGGTCGCTGATGGCCGGGCAATCGGTCGGCATGGTCAGCAAGGAAGAGCCGGTGGCCGACATCATCGCGCAGCTGATGGAAGAGGCGGCTGTCGCGCTGGAGCGTCGCGCGGCCTGA
- a CDS encoding winged helix-turn-helix transcriptional regulator gives MKKRAYLDGCAVAHALDLVGDRWAMPIMRELMLGPKRFTDLRASLPGISANVLTQRLEELEAASVLIRRRLPPPAASQIYELTDWGRESEILFQVLGRWACRSPTMQPGQPMSSGSAILSMRTMIDRSRIGDLDASIGFRFGEEEFRALLKDGDFTIDRGSAQGADTIFSGDQNALVAVIYGGQRFDDVAGALQVEGDRVLADRFVRLFPLPPKAPATFPAEQQG, from the coding sequence GTGAAGAAACGGGCTTATCTGGATGGCTGTGCCGTGGCCCATGCGCTGGATCTGGTCGGCGATCGCTGGGCGATGCCGATCATGCGGGAATTGATGCTGGGGCCCAAGCGCTTCACCGATCTGCGCGCCAGCCTGCCCGGAATCAGCGCCAATGTGCTGACCCAAAGGCTTGAGGAGCTTGAGGCCGCCAGCGTTCTCATCCGTCGCCGCCTGCCACCCCCCGCAGCCAGCCAGATATATGAGCTGACGGACTGGGGCCGCGAGTCGGAAATCCTGTTCCAGGTGCTCGGCCGCTGGGCCTGCCGGTCGCCCACGATGCAGCCGGGTCAGCCGATGAGCAGCGGGTCGGCCATACTGTCCATGCGCACCATGATCGACCGCAGCCGCATCGGCGATCTCGATGCCAGCATCGGCTTCCGCTTCGGCGAGGAGGAATTTCGCGCGCTGCTGAAGGATGGCGACTTCACCATCGACCGGGGATCCGCGCAGGGCGCAGACACGATATTCAGCGGTGACCAGAATGCCCTCGTCGCAGTCATCTATGGCGGGCAGCGGTTCGACGACGTCGCGGGCGCATTGCAGGTGGAGGGCGATCGCGTGCTGGCGGACCGGTTCGTCCGCCTGTTCCCCCTCCCTCCCAAGGCTCCCGCGACCTTTCCGGCCGAGCAGCAGGGCTGA
- a CDS encoding VOC family protein produces MPDAAPKMIFVNLPVRDLPASIAFYEAVGAVRNNDFADASTQMVSFSDAIHVMLLTHERFGSFTPRKIPDAHETAQVLLALSEASRADVDATAEKALAAGGTEPNPRQDHGFMYGRSFADLDGHIWEVAWMDMEAAMATHEAAAS; encoded by the coding sequence ATGCCCGATGCTGCTCCGAAGATGATTTTCGTGAATCTGCCAGTCAGGGACCTGCCTGCCTCGATCGCTTTTTATGAAGCGGTTGGCGCGGTCAGGAATAATGATTTTGCCGATGCCAGTACGCAGATGGTCAGCTTTTCCGATGCCATCCATGTCATGCTGCTGACCCATGAGCGGTTCGGCAGCTTTACGCCGCGCAAGATCCCCGACGCGCACGAAACCGCGCAGGTGCTGCTGGCGCTTAGTGAAGCGAGCCGGGCGGATGTCGATGCGACGGCTGAAAAGGCGTTGGCGGCGGGCGGTACGGAGCCGAACCCGCGCCAGGACCATGGGTTCATGTACGGCCGCAGTTTTGCAGACCTGGATGGCCATATCTGGGAAGTCGCATGGATGGACATGGAAGCGGCCATGGCGACCCATGAAGCGGCTGCATCCTGA
- a CDS encoding DUF1428 domain-containing protein, producing the protein MSYMDGFVVPVPKGNKQAYIDAAAFAAPIFIEHGATRVVECWGDDIQKGKVNDFRTSVIAEDDEEVVFSWIEWPSKEVRDAGMGKVMADERMKPKEGHPMPFSGQRMIYGGFSVLLDEQV; encoded by the coding sequence ATGAGCTATATGGACGGTTTCGTGGTCCCCGTGCCCAAGGGGAACAAGCAGGCCTATATCGACGCAGCGGCCTTTGCCGCGCCCATTTTCATAGAACATGGCGCGACCCGCGTGGTCGAATGCTGGGGCGACGACATCCAGAAGGGCAAGGTCAACGACTTTCGCACCAGCGTGATCGCCGAGGATGACGAGGAAGTCGTCTTTTCCTGGATAGAATGGCCGTCGAAAGAGGTGCGTGACGCGGGCATGGGGAAGGTCATGGCCGACGAGCGGATGAAGCCCAAGGAAGGCCACCCCATGCCGTTCAGCGGCCAGCGGATGATCTATGGCGGATTTTCCGTGCTGCTCGACGAACAGGTCTGA